The following proteins come from a genomic window of Sardina pilchardus chromosome 13, fSarPil1.1, whole genome shotgun sequence:
- the sae1 gene encoding SUMO-activating enzyme subunit 1: MIDMIEKEDTIISEEEAAQYDRQIRLWGLDAQKRLRGSHVLLVGLGGLGAEVAKNLILSGVKGLTLLDHEQVNEECCQAQFLIPVSARGQNRAQASLERAQALNPMVEVKADTQSVESKPDEFFLQFDAVCLTRCSWKLMMRVDQLCSQKNIKIFCGDVFGYHGYMFSNLGKEHNYVEEKPKVRKITEEASDGPEAKKAKVDPNETTMIKKTASFCSLKEAFEIDWTSDKAKKSLKRTPKDYFLLQVLLKFRSDKGRDPQPAKFTEDSERLLQLCEDVLKSKGLQDDLLPQDFTSYCFSEMAPVCAVVGGVLGQEVVKALSQRDAPHRNFFFFDGVNGSGVVDYFGRE; encoded by the exons ATGATCGATATGATTGAGAAGGAAGACACCATTATCAGTGAAGAGGAGGCTGCACAGTATGACCGTCAGATTCGTTTGTGGGGACTGGATGCACAAAAGAG ACTGCGTGGATCCCATGTGCTCCTGGTTGGACTTGGGGGTTTGGGTGCTGAAGTGGCAAAGAATCTCATTCTGTCTGGGGTTAAGGGTTTAACCTTACTGGACCATGAACAG GTGAACGAGGAGTGTTGTCAGGCCCAGTTCCTGATACCAGTGTCTGCACGTGGCCAGAACCGAGCCCAAGCATCTCTGGAGCGGGCCCAGGCGCTCAACCCCATGGTGGAGGTCAAAGCAGACACACAAAGTGTGGAGTCCAAACCTGACGAGTTCTTCCTGCAGTTTGATGCA GTTTGTTTAACACGATGCTCATGGAAGCTCATGATGCGGGTGGACCAACTCTGTTCCCAGAAGAACATAAAGATTTTCTGTGGAGATGTCTTCGGTTATCATGGCTATATGTTTTCAAATTTGGGCAAAGAACATAATTATGTTGA AGAAAAACCCAAAGTGCGTAAAATCACAGAGGAAGCCTCAGATGGCCCTGAAGCAAAGAAAGCGAAGGTTGACCCCAACGAGACCACCATGATTAAAAAG ACGGCTAGTTTCTGCTCCTTGAAAGAAGCTTTTGAAATTGATTGGACAAGTGATAAAGCTAAAAAGAGCCTCAAGCGCACGCCGAAGGACTACTTCCTCCTGCAAG TGCTGTTGAAGTTCCGTTCGGATAAGGGCCGCGACCCCCAGCCAGCCAAGTTCACCGAGGACTCTGAGCGGCTCTTGCAGCTGTGTGAGGACGTGCTGAAGTCCAAGGGTCTCCAGGATGACCTTCTACCACAGGACTTCACCAG CTACTGCTTCTCTGAGATGGCGCCGGTCTGTGCTGTGGTTGGAGGAGTGCTCGGCCAAGAAGTTGTTaag GCCTTGTCCCAAAGAGACGCTCCACACCGAAACTTCTTTTTCTTCGATGGTGTCAATGGAAGTGGTGTGGTGGACTATTTCGGTAGGGAGTGA
- the socs9 gene encoding suppressor of cytokine signaling 9 has translation MSLPKDMGERGKDRERGARPKVRQSRSEERREAGGDRKGGRRKKKGLPSQGMVMERPVSDGFEYGDQLGSLVREGGSSSPARERRRWPGLGGDRNTARLAQAGAYGASLSELPTQEAEGKAAASGGGSGSGSSNSSNSGSRTLRQKIQDAVGQCFPIKSHSAVSSSAHIFSASSPVGSSSSTSSSSSSSSSASSSSSLSASSRRKIHLSELMLDSCPFPAGSELAQKWYLIKQHTAPISQPPLLEASSLGGSAELVAGSGGAAAASAAAGSGASSAVEDEDDLLRERRRISIEQGVEPPPNAQIHTFEVTAEINPLYKLGPKLAHGMNELAGDERATLQQQQQQQQQQQQQQQQQQQQQQQQQQQQQQQQQQLLLQRQHQQHQLLLQSCLDTLDEVAASSSSSSSVAVPASSCPSSSSSAAAAAAVLGASSADLASVSESSPSSLRAGGSLLTSGDGDPAKPKERFRVHTQIDYIHCLVPDLLQITNLPCYWGVMDRYQAEALLEGKPEGTFLLRDSAQEDYLFSVSFRRYGRSLHARIEQWNHNFSFDVHDPSVFHAPTVTGLLEHYKDPNSCMFFEPLLSTPVHRTQPFSLQHVCRAVVSNHTTYDGIGALPIPNALKEHLKEYHYKQRVRVRRLDTWWE, from the coding sequence ATGTCTCTGCCCAAAGACATGGGAGAGCGGGGCAAGGACAGAGAGCGTGGTGCCCGACCCAAGGTCCGGCAGAGTCGCTccgaagagaggagggaagcgGGCGGGGACCGGAAGGGCGGACGACGCAAGAAGAAAGGCTTGCCCTCGCAAGGCATGGTCATGGAGAGACCGGTCAGTGACGGATTCGAGTACGGCGACCAGCTGGGCAGCCTGGTGAGAGAGGGCGGCTCCTCGTCGCCGGCACGGGAGCGGCGGAGGTGGCCGGGCTTAGGGGGCGACAGGAACACGGCGAGGCTGGCGCAGGCTGGCGCGTACGGGGCGTCCCTCTCCGAGCTGCCCACCCAGGAGGCCGAGGGAAAGGCAGCAGCGAGCGGCggtggcagcggcagcggcagcagcaacagcagcaacagtggcAGCCGCACCCTCCGGCAGAAGATCCAGGACGCGGTGGGCCAGTGCTTCCCGATCAAGAGCCACAGCGCCGTGTCCTCCTCCGCTCACATCTTCTCCGCCTCCTCGCCCGTCGGTTCATCTTCCTCcacgtcctcctcgtcctcttcgTCGTCGtccgcctcctcctcgtcgtcgcTGTCGGCGTCCTCGCGCCGCAAGATCCACCTGAGCGAGCTGATGCTGGACAGCTGCCCTTTCCCCGCCGGCTCGGAGCTGGCGCAGAAGTGGTACCTCATCAAGCAGCACACGGCGCCCATCTCCCAGCCGCCGCTCCTGGAGGCCTCGTCTCTGGGCGGCTCGGCGGAGCTGGTCGCGGGCTCCGGTGGTGCCGCTGCCGCTTCAGCCGCCGCCGGTTCGGGCGCCAGCAGCGCGGTAGAGGACGAAGACGACCTCCTCCGCGAGCGCCGGCGGATCAGCATCGAGCAAGGCGTGGAGCCGCCGCCCAACGCACAGATCCACACGTTCGAGGTGACGGCCGAGATCAACCCGCTATACAAGCTGGGGCCCAAGCTGGCCCACGGCATGAACGAGCTGGCTGGTGACGAGCGAGCCaccctgcaacaacaacaacaacaacagcagcaacaacaacaacaacaacagcagcagcaacagcaacaacaacagcaacaacaacagcagcagcagcagcagcaacagctccTGCTACAGAGacagcatcagcagcaccagCTGCTCCTCCAGAGCTGCCTGGACACACTGGACGAAGTGgccgcctcctcttcctcctcctcttccgtgGCTGTGCCTGCCTCttcctgcccctcctcctcctcctccgctgctgctgctgccgctgtccTGGGAGCCTCGTCCGCCGACCTCGCCTCCGTCTCCgaatcttctccctcctccctgcgGGCCGGCGGCTCACTGCTGACCTCGGGCGACGGCGACCCGGCCAAGCCCAAGGAGCGCTTCCGCGTCCACACGCAGATCGACTACATCCACTGCCTGGTGCCCGACCTGCTGCAGATCACCAACCTGCCGTGCTACTGGGGCGTGATGGACCGCTACCAGGCCGAGGCGCTGCTGGAGGGCAAGCCCGAGGGCACCTTCCTGCTGCGCGACTCGGCCCAGGAGGACTACCTGTTCTCCGTCAGCTTCCGGCGCTACGGCCGCTCGCTGCACGCGCGCATCGAGCAGTGGAACCACAACTTCAGCTTCGACGTGCACGACCCCAGCGTCTTCCACGCGCCCACCGTCACCGGCCTGCTCGAGCACTACAAGGACCCCAACTCGTGCATGTTCTTCGAGCCGCTGCTGTCCACGCCCGTGCACCGCACGCAGCCCTTCAGCCTGCAGCACGTCTGCCGCGCCGTGGTCAGCAACCACACCACCTACGACGGCATCGGCGCGCTGCCCATCCCCAACGCGCTCAAGGAGCACCTCAAGGAGTACCACTACAAGCAGCGGGTGCGCGTGCGCAGGCTGGACACGTGGTGGgagtag